The following proteins are encoded in a genomic region of Paenibacillus sp. FSL R7-0273:
- a CDS encoding response regulator, with amino-acid sequence MRMLIADDDDYTREGLIDAVEWSQYGIEQIIEARDGAQALRLAAQHKPEIVLTDIRMPKLNGIAFAEKLGEQCPDCKLLFMSGYLDVEYLKSAIRLAAVDYIEKPIKIPDLKEAISKTIESVKKSRRLTDELSIKKNLQQQKLAQLLIESTAGREAVLKQGEEAGFPVNAGYVCVIVSSSGQSGGEPELLEELHAFWHRQGVQAVGNVTGKGELVFVLPLNRVKLERTHALAKQLLLTHDSLRIATGSRVPDIFEVSQSYMHARTALNCFFYEPEARFSPYAEPESTSAGISPQLFVDFYMLMKSQPRELTGWIEALCDRLMSEERPPREQVYSLFSSMGKAMLQEKGALLAGMDGVYEMKDIDTRISAFYTLSELKEYMLAICSSYCAEKAKEAEYSHTVISVMDYVAAHVSKAELDLPEIGQHMFMSSAHLNVLFKQETGMTITQYIREYRIELAKKLIMNEHYKMNAISELCGFASPSYFAKVFRLCTSVTPVEYRKLKLR; translated from the coding sequence ATGCGGATGCTAATTGCAGATGATGATGATTATACAAGAGAAGGGCTGATTGATGCGGTGGAATGGAGCCAGTACGGCATTGAACAGATTATCGAAGCGAGAGACGGGGCACAGGCGCTGCGGCTGGCTGCACAGCATAAGCCGGAAATCGTGCTGACGGATATACGGATGCCGAAGCTGAACGGAATTGCTTTTGCCGAAAAGCTGGGGGAGCAGTGTCCGGACTGCAAGCTGCTGTTCATGAGCGGGTATCTGGATGTGGAATATCTGAAAAGCGCCATCCGGCTGGCCGCAGTCGATTATATAGAGAAGCCGATCAAAATTCCTGACCTGAAGGAGGCCATCTCCAAAACAATCGAGTCTGTGAAGAAGAGCAGGCGGCTGACCGATGAGCTTAGCATCAAAAAAAACCTGCAGCAGCAAAAGCTGGCACAGCTGCTCATTGAAAGTACAGCCGGCCGCGAAGCGGTCCTGAAGCAAGGTGAGGAGGCCGGATTTCCGGTGAACGCCGGATATGTATGTGTGATTGTGTCTAGTAGCGGGCAGTCAGGCGGTGAGCCGGAGCTGCTGGAGGAGCTGCATGCCTTCTGGCACAGGCAGGGGGTGCAGGCCGTCGGTAACGTTACCGGCAAAGGAGAGCTGGTATTCGTGCTTCCGCTTAACCGGGTGAAGCTGGAACGGACCCATGCGCTGGCAAAGCAGCTGCTCTTAACCCATGACAGCCTCCGCATTGCAACGGGCAGCAGGGTGCCGGATATTTTTGAGGTAAGCCAGAGCTATATGCATGCCCGTACAGCGCTTAACTGCTTTTTCTATGAGCCGGAGGCCCGTTTCAGTCCTTATGCGGAACCAGAGAGTACGTCAGCAGGGATCAGCCCGCAGCTGTTTGTGGACTTCTATATGCTGATGAAAAGCCAGCCGCGTGAGCTGACCGGATGGATTGAAGCGCTATGTGACCGTCTGATGTCGGAGGAGCGTCCTCCGCGTGAGCAGGTCTATTCGTTATTCTCCTCTATGGGCAAGGCGATGCTGCAGGAGAAAGGGGCACTGCTCGCCGGAATGGACGGAGTCTATGAGATGAAGGACATCGACACCCGGATATCCGCGTTCTATACATTATCGGAGCTCAAGGAATATATGTTGGCCATATGTAGCAGCTATTGTGCCGAAAAAGCCAAGGAAGCCGAGTACTCGCATACGGTAATCAGCGTGATGGATTATGTAGCTGCCCATGTCAGCAAGGCGGAGCTGGATCTGCCGGAAATCGGCCAGCATATGTTTATGTCCTCCGCTCATCTGAATGTGCTGTTCAAGCAGGAGACAGGGATGACGATTACCCAGTACATCAGGGAGTACCGGATTGAGCTGGCCAAGAAGCTGATCATGAATGAGCATTATAAAATGAACGCAATCTCGGAGCTGTGCGGCTTTGCCAGTCCGAGCTATTTTGCCAAGGTATTCAGGCTCTGCACCTCCGTTACGCCGGTTGAATACAGAAAGCTCAAGCTGCGATGA
- a CDS encoding IS630 family transposase yields the protein MKTRKTEIESLIEAMRKTKNKRLYERYQAVCLHLEGVKTKDICAVVKRNRQTIERYIQAFKQHGIEGLVPSYSSGRPHKLNLEQEKALAQTISTKQPVDVGFEAQYNWTLRLVVHYIQREFGQSFTLRGASKVLHCLGFSYTKPTYTLARADLDKQRVFKEETFPALKKVLNNEIDHLLFEDESMIRDRFFVMKPKITI from the coding sequence ATGAAAACCCGAAAAACAGAAATTGAATCTCTAATAGAAGCAATGCGAAAGACCAAAAACAAACGACTATATGAACGATATCAAGCTGTTTGCCTTCATTTAGAAGGAGTAAAAACGAAAGATATTTGTGCTGTTGTCAAACGAAACCGACAAACGATCGAGCGGTATATCCAGGCTTTTAAGCAACATGGAATCGAAGGGTTGGTCCCAAGTTATTCCTCAGGAAGACCTCACAAACTGAATCTGGAACAAGAAAAAGCGTTGGCTCAAACGATCTCCACCAAGCAACCTGTTGATGTTGGATTTGAGGCTCAATATAATTGGACGTTACGTCTGGTCGTCCATTATATTCAGCGCGAATTTGGTCAGAGCTTTACACTACGCGGGGCTTCCAAAGTCCTTCATTGCCTCGGGTTTAGCTATACAAAGCCAACCTATACGCTTGCTCGGGCAGATCTAGATAAACAGAGAGTATTTAAAGAAGAGACTTTCCCTGCTTTAAAAAAAGTCCTGAATAACGAAATCGATCACCTTTTGTTCGAAGATGAATCCATGATCCGGGACAGATTCTTTGTCATGAAGCCGAAAATTACGATATGA
- a CDS encoding ABC transporter ATP-binding protein, with translation MWELRRYLKPYVKFMILAPMFMMMEVFFDLLQPTLAAHIVDNGIVSRDFSVIERTGFLMLGVALLGLVTGVLCNFFASRASQNFGADIREALFTKVQTFSFENVDAFKSGSLMTRMTSDVVQVQNLVQMGLQGLVRAPSLLVGSVVMALIINRQLGLILLGTLIVLIAVVALLIRFSTPIFSAVQGKLDAVNTRIQENLAGIRVVKAFVRTGYETGRFREVNGDYTRVSIRAARFIALNSPIVTLIMNACLVTVLLYGGNKVSFGSVKAGDLVAFVNYVVQVLSSLLMVSSLLMNVSQAKVSADRIQEVLAAQPHIRDAEAKGSLSLPGRKVKLENVSFSYNGSSDPKDLVLQGINIEAERGETVAIIGATGSGKTTLVQLIPRLYDVTSGSIQLDGQDIRELPLLELRRRIGMILQESFLFTGTIRENIAFGKPGAEQAEVEAASRMAQAHDFISRLPEGYDTKLGQKGVNLSGGQKQRLSIARALLVKPPVLIMDDSMSALDARTERQLRGALKDITAEAVTFLIAQKISSVTEADTIIVLDDGEIAGSGSHEELMQSCKVYQEIYRSQFGSEEVPYVNEPAIQSF, from the coding sequence ATGTGGGAATTAAGACGTTATTTGAAGCCGTATGTAAAATTTATGATTTTGGCCCCGATGTTCATGATGATGGAGGTCTTTTTTGACCTGCTTCAGCCTACACTGGCTGCGCATATCGTTGACAACGGGATTGTCAGCCGCGACTTTAGCGTTATTGAGCGGACCGGGTTTCTGATGCTGGGCGTTGCTCTGCTGGGGCTGGTTACCGGCGTGCTGTGCAACTTTTTTGCCAGCCGGGCCTCGCAGAACTTTGGCGCTGACATCCGTGAAGCGCTGTTCACGAAGGTGCAGACCTTTTCCTTTGAAAATGTCGATGCGTTCAAGTCCGGCTCGCTGATGACCCGGATGACCAGCGATGTCGTGCAGGTGCAGAATCTGGTGCAGATGGGCCTGCAGGGTCTTGTCCGTGCGCCCAGCCTGCTGGTCGGCAGCGTGGTTATGGCGCTGATTATCAACCGTCAGCTCGGGCTCATTCTGCTGGGTACGCTGATTGTCCTGATTGCTGTAGTAGCGCTGCTGATCCGTTTTTCGACTCCGATTTTCTCTGCAGTACAGGGGAAGCTGGATGCCGTAAATACGCGGATTCAAGAGAATCTGGCCGGAATTCGGGTCGTCAAGGCCTTTGTCCGGACCGGCTATGAAACAGGGCGGTTCCGTGAGGTCAACGGGGATTATACCCGGGTCTCGATCCGGGCAGCCCGCTTTATCGCGCTGAATTCGCCGATCGTCACGCTGATCATGAACGCATGCCTTGTAACCGTGCTGCTGTACGGGGGTAACAAGGTATCGTTCGGCTCGGTTAAGGCAGGCGATCTGGTAGCTTTTGTAAACTATGTAGTCCAGGTATTATCCTCCCTGCTCATGGTCAGCAGTCTGCTGATGAACGTGTCGCAGGCCAAGGTGTCGGCTGACCGTATTCAGGAGGTGCTTGCTGCCCAGCCGCATATCCGCGATGCCGAAGCTAAAGGCAGCTTGTCTCTGCCGGGCCGCAAGGTCAAGCTGGAGAACGTATCGTTCTCCTATAACGGCTCTTCCGATCCGAAGGATCTGGTGCTGCAGGGGATTAATATCGAAGCTGAGCGCGGCGAGACCGTGGCGATAATCGGGGCAACCGGCTCCGGCAAAACCACGCTCGTCCAGCTGATTCCCCGGCTGTATGACGTTACGTCAGGCTCCATTCAGCTGGACGGACAGGACATCCGTGAGCTTCCGCTGCTGGAGCTGCGGCGGCGGATCGGAATGATCCTGCAGGAATCGTTCCTGTTCACCGGCACGATCCGCGAGAATATCGCCTTCGGCAAGCCCGGCGCAGAGCAGGCCGAGGTGGAAGCGGCCTCGCGAATGGCCCAGGCGCATGATTTTATCAGCAGGCTGCCGGAAGGCTATGATACCAAGCTTGGCCAGAAGGGCGTCAACCTGTCCGGCGGGCAAAAGCAGCGGCTGTCCATTGCCCGGGCGCTGCTCGTGAAGCCGCCCGTGCTGATCATGGACGACAGCATGAGCGCTCTCGATGCCCGGACAGAGCGGCAGCTGCGGGGTGCACTCAAGGATATTACGGCAGAGGCCGTGACCTTCCTGATCGCCCAGAAAATATCGTCCGTTACGGAAGCGGACACGATCATTGTACTCGATGACGGGGAGATCGCAGGCAGCGGCTCCCATGAGGAATTAATGCAAAGCTGCAAGGTATATCAGGAGATCTACCGGTCACAGTTCGGCTCAGAGGAGGTGCCTTATGTCAATGAACCAGCCATCCAGTCATTCTAA
- a CDS encoding stalk domain-containing protein has product MRKLFKLQLITVLAFLLSLVSVPAAFAETSLISDKNLEQAIRAELEKPAGPITKEDLQTITSLYPNDPKKKINSLNGLEHAVNLESLMLPGLGITNIEPLKKLHKITFLALNDNQLSQMEPLQELSQLKQLIIDSNNIQKLDALAGLTNLTDLLIGHNQLKDLSPVQSLVNLNWLSVNDNQIQSLEPLRDHPELEHLYFENNRVQDISVLTSLPKLKEVSLSNNPLNTNAEKILAELAAKGVKVLEQADDEPAPSSDPDEIMVVLNSEVVKFQVPPIQQNGSVLVPFRALFEAMGLKVDWDPKTQTIKGSKPGTLIKLTVGSTTAEINGNQKKLTVAPSIINSSTYVPLRFIGEAVGAKVNWLADIQAVIIYTKQPFATKDKKVQVTGYGDWRDVTSSIENTGDHQLILSLPEKSTILIQHYSMSDLDMNFEQYVSSYKKDISDQYAVEITEQSVKVGKIEAKQLTYSLSENNETIEIQMILFEQNNEIYSLLSVFPPQANKQANAVFNELLKSIQLN; this is encoded by the coding sequence TTGCGTAAACTGTTCAAACTTCAACTAATCACTGTTCTTGCTTTCCTGCTAAGCCTCGTTTCTGTTCCAGCTGCGTTTGCAGAGACTTCTCTTATCTCAGACAAAAACCTGGAACAAGCGATTCGAGCCGAACTAGAGAAACCGGCCGGCCCCATTACCAAAGAAGATCTACAGACTATAACGTCGCTCTATCCCAATGATCCTAAGAAGAAAATTAACAGTTTAAACGGACTGGAGCATGCTGTTAATTTAGAGAGCTTAATGCTCCCGGGGCTTGGCATCACCAATATTGAGCCGCTTAAAAAGCTGCATAAAATTACCTTTCTGGCTCTGAATGACAATCAGCTCTCTCAAATGGAGCCGCTGCAAGAGCTATCCCAATTGAAACAGCTTATTATCGATTCTAATAACATACAGAAGCTTGATGCACTAGCGGGATTAACCAATCTAACGGACTTGTTAATCGGCCACAATCAGCTTAAGGACCTCTCACCGGTTCAATCCCTAGTCAATCTGAATTGGCTGAGCGTAAACGATAACCAAATCCAGTCTCTTGAACCGTTAAGAGATCACCCGGAACTAGAACATTTATACTTTGAGAATAATAGGGTCCAAGATATTAGCGTCTTAACAAGTCTTCCGAAGCTTAAAGAGGTTTCACTCAGCAATAATCCTTTGAATACGAATGCAGAGAAAATCCTGGCCGAGCTCGCTGCCAAAGGTGTCAAAGTGCTTGAACAAGCTGATGACGAACCAGCACCATCTTCAGATCCTGACGAAATCATGGTGGTGTTGAATAGTGAGGTCGTTAAGTTCCAAGTCCCGCCCATCCAGCAAAACGGATCTGTACTGGTTCCGTTCCGCGCTCTTTTCGAAGCAATGGGTCTGAAAGTGGACTGGGATCCAAAAACACAAACCATCAAGGGAAGTAAACCAGGTACTCTTATCAAGCTTACAGTAGGTTCAACTACTGCTGAGATTAATGGCAATCAGAAAAAACTGACAGTAGCCCCCTCTATCATCAATAGCAGCACTTACGTTCCATTACGTTTTATCGGCGAAGCAGTGGGTGCGAAGGTGAACTGGCTGGCGGACATTCAAGCAGTCATCATTTATACGAAGCAGCCATTTGCGACCAAAGATAAGAAAGTCCAAGTTACAGGCTACGGCGACTGGAGGGACGTAACATCTTCAATTGAGAATACAGGAGATCACCAGCTTATCTTAAGCTTACCAGAGAAAAGCACGATTCTTATTCAACATTATAGTATGAGTGATTTAGATATGAACTTCGAACAATATGTTAGCTCGTACAAAAAAGATATATCGGACCAATATGCTGTGGAAATCACTGAGCAGTCTGTGAAGGTCGGGAAAATCGAAGCGAAGCAGTTGACCTATAGCTTAAGCGAGAACAATGAAACGATCGAAATTCAAATGATTCTATTTGAGCAAAACAATGAAATCTATAGCCTATTGTCTGTTTTTCCACCTCAGGCCAACAAACAAGCCAACGCCGTATTTAACGAATTATTAAAAAGTATACAATTGAACTAA
- a CDS encoding ABC transporter ATP-binding protein, with product MSMNQPSSHSNQGKTPQKFDQMGFRQGPGHMHGGVPKVRSKDTFGTLRRIWGYLKQERQALTWVIVCTVLITALSLAGPYLIGKLFDNYIVPGRFEGMFRMGMILLGVYALGAFFTWVQQYTASSLSQNTVRNMRQDLFEQYQRLPVSFFDQRTHGELMSRAVNDIANVSNTLNQTVVQLIASVLMLAGCLVMMLSLSVWMTLITILTVPLITFIIKKISVHTRRYFSEQQQHLGEVNGFVQENISGLKVVKVFGREEEAVRQFRQINERLRAVGVKAQTLSGSMGPMMNSMRNLTFLVIAVSGGIFAYHEMITIGIIVSFLNYSNQFSQPLNQLANQYNLFQSAVAGAERVFEVLDLEPEMSGEQEDTATRRIRGEVVFEQVGFGYKPEVPVLKSLSLHAEPGQMLALVGPTGAGKTTIINLLTRFYEIQCGRILIDGENIRDLDKQTLRSQIGLVLQDAYVFSGTIRDNIRYGRMEATDREVEEAAKLANADVFIRKLPNGYDTYLGAEGGNLSQGQRQLLTIARAVLSNPSILILDEATSNVDTRTELHIQEAMRKLMQGRTSFVIAHRLSTIREADAILVIQDGQISERGTHEELMDRQGFYYEMYQNQFVSGTAS from the coding sequence ATGTCAATGAACCAGCCATCCAGTCATTCTAATCAGGGCAAAACGCCGCAAAAGTTCGACCAGATGGGCTTCCGCCAGGGTCCGGGACATATGCACGGAGGCGTACCCAAAGTAAGATCCAAGGATACCTTCGGCACACTCCGGCGGATATGGGGCTACCTGAAGCAGGAGCGCCAGGCGCTCACCTGGGTTATTGTGTGTACCGTACTGATTACTGCTCTTTCGCTTGCGGGTCCCTATCTGATCGGTAAGCTGTTCGATAATTATATTGTGCCCGGCCGGTTTGAGGGGATGTTCCGGATGGGGATGATCCTCCTTGGGGTATATGCCCTGGGCGCGTTCTTCACCTGGGTTCAGCAATATACAGCCTCCAGCCTGTCCCAGAATACGGTCCGCAATATGCGGCAGGATCTGTTCGAGCAGTATCAGCGGCTGCCTGTATCGTTCTTCGACCAGCGCACCCACGGTGAGCTGATGAGCCGGGCTGTCAACGATATTGCCAACGTCTCCAATACCCTGAATCAGACGGTTGTCCAGCTGATTGCAAGTGTCCTGATGTTGGCCGGATGTCTGGTTATGATGCTCAGTCTAAGTGTATGGATGACGCTGATTACCATTCTGACCGTTCCGCTTATTACATTTATTATTAAAAAAATATCCGTCCATACCCGCCGCTACTTCTCGGAGCAGCAGCAGCATCTCGGCGAGGTGAACGGCTTCGTCCAGGAAAATATCTCCGGCCTCAAGGTCGTCAAGGTATTCGGCCGGGAGGAAGAGGCAGTCCGCCAATTCCGGCAGATCAATGAACGGCTGCGTGCCGTCGGGGTGAAGGCGCAGACCCTCTCCGGCTCCATGGGCCCGATGATGAACTCGATGCGCAATCTGACCTTCCTTGTTATCGCGGTGTCGGGCGGTATTTTTGCTTATCATGAAATGATCACGATCGGTATTATTGTCAGCTTCCTCAATTATTCCAACCAGTTCAGCCAGCCGCTCAACCAGCTCGCTAACCAGTACAATCTGTTCCAGTCGGCGGTTGCCGGGGCGGAGCGCGTGTTTGAGGTGCTGGATCTGGAGCCCGAAATGTCCGGGGAGCAGGAAGATACAGCAACCCGGCGGATCAGAGGCGAGGTGGTATTCGAGCAGGTGGGCTTCGGCTATAAGCCGGAGGTACCTGTGCTGAAAAGCCTCTCCCTGCACGCCGAGCCCGGCCAGATGCTGGCGCTTGTCGGTCCGACCGGGGCAGGCAAAACCACCATTATCAACCTGCTGACCCGCTTCTATGAAATCCAGTGCGGCCGGATTCTGATTGACGGTGAGAATATCCGTGATCTGGATAAGCAGACGCTCAGGTCACAGATCGGCCTTGTGCTGCAGGATGCTTACGTTTTCTCGGGGACGATCCGGGACAACATCCGGTACGGGCGGATGGAAGCTACGGATCGGGAGGTTGAGGAAGCGGCCAAGCTCGCCAATGCCGATGTCTTCATCCGGAAGCTGCCGAACGGCTACGATACGTATCTGGGTGCCGAAGGCGGCAACCTGAGCCAGGGGCAGCGGCAGCTGCTGACCATCGCCCGTGCTGTGCTGTCCAATCCGTCGATTCTGATTCTCGATGAGGCGACCAGTAACGTGGATACGCGGACAGAGCTGCACATTCAGGAGGCGATGCGGAAGCTGATGCAGGGCCGGACCAGCTTTGTCATTGCCCACCGGCTGAGCACGATCCGTGAGGCCGACGCCATTCTGGTGATCCAGGACGGACAGATCAGCGAGCGCGGAACCCATGAGGAGCTGATGGACCGCCAGGGCTTCTATTATGAAATGTACCAGAACCAGTTTGTGTCGGGGACGGCAAGCTAA
- a CDS encoding MerR family transcriptional regulator: protein MHTVKEAAQITGLTEHAIRFYTDKGLVPSIQRNHNNIRVFDEESINWLHGIKCLKQSGMPIEVIKMYVTLCLEGEATLSQRYALMMEHKEDALAKLEEAKQHIAHLEQKTELYQAILEQRSPDTMNPGNWDKIKHMHSDVFYSPAAPKADHRG, encoded by the coding sequence ATGCATACAGTTAAGGAAGCGGCTCAAATAACGGGACTCACTGAACACGCAATACGCTTTTACACGGATAAAGGCTTGGTGCCCAGCATTCAGCGCAATCACAACAACATCCGGGTCTTTGACGAAGAATCGATTAACTGGCTGCATGGCATCAAATGCCTTAAACAATCCGGGATGCCCATTGAGGTCATCAAAATGTACGTGACTCTCTGTCTTGAAGGAGAAGCAACCCTCTCGCAGCGTTACGCACTCATGATGGAGCATAAAGAGGACGCACTTGCTAAGCTTGAAGAAGCCAAACAGCATATCGCCCATCTGGAGCAAAAAACCGAACTGTATCAGGCTATTCTGGAGCAACGCTCTCCTGATACGATGAATCCGGGCAACTGGGACAAGATCAAGCATATGCATAGTGACGTGTTTTACTCGCCTGCAGCTCCTAAAGCGGATCATAGAGGTTAA
- a CDS encoding DUF6199 family natural product biosynthesis protein — MPPNFNVISAVITIFLVLWTGTALFATIRPRTFWSITQGWKATREPSCAYFIFTRIGTAIFAFIGLVLLLQPYLH, encoded by the coding sequence ATGCCGCCTAATTTCAATGTAATTTCCGCAGTAATTACAATATTCCTCGTGCTTTGGACAGGAACTGCGTTGTTCGCCACTATTAGGCCAAGAACGTTTTGGAGTATAACTCAAGGTTGGAAGGCAACCCGGGAACCTTCATGCGCTTATTTTATATTCACTCGAATTGGAACAGCAATATTCGCATTCATTGGCCTTGTATTGTTACTCCAACCCTATTTACATTGA
- a CDS encoding aldo/keto reductase: MHNVTLNNGVKMPLIGFGVYQIPDAQECENAVYDALMAGYRLIDTAAGYLNEEAVGRAIKRSGIPREELFITTKLWVQDAGYGSAKLAFDKSLKKLQLDYLDLYLIHQPFGDYYGAWRAMEELYREGKSKAIGVSNFLPDRLMDLIVHNEVAPAVNQIETHPFCQQAESAAFMKEQGVQHQSWAPFAEGLNNLFGNEVLVSLAEKHNKSVAQVVLRWLVQRGVVVIPKSVRKERIAENINIFDFELRSEDMEQMAALDTRSSLFGSYLDPKTAHLMGNWKVDL, from the coding sequence ATGCACAACGTTACATTAAACAATGGTGTAAAAATGCCGCTCATCGGCTTCGGGGTTTACCAGATTCCTGATGCCCAAGAATGCGAGAACGCCGTGTATGATGCGCTGATGGCTGGTTACCGCTTAATTGATACCGCAGCCGGATATCTAAATGAGGAAGCGGTAGGCCGTGCGATTAAGCGCAGCGGTATACCGCGTGAGGAGCTGTTCATCACGACCAAGCTCTGGGTTCAGGATGCCGGCTACGGGAGTGCTAAGCTGGCGTTTGATAAATCCCTTAAGAAGCTCCAGCTTGACTATCTTGATCTGTACCTGATTCACCAGCCATTCGGTGATTACTATGGTGCTTGGAGGGCGATGGAAGAACTGTACCGCGAAGGCAAAAGCAAGGCAATCGGGGTCAGCAATTTCCTGCCTGACCGTCTGATGGACCTGATTGTCCATAACGAAGTAGCACCCGCCGTCAACCAGATCGAGACGCATCCGTTCTGCCAGCAGGCAGAGAGTGCAGCTTTTATGAAAGAACAGGGAGTACAGCACCAGTCATGGGCTCCGTTTGCTGAAGGACTTAACAACTTATTCGGTAACGAGGTATTGGTCTCACTGGCTGAAAAACACAATAAGTCTGTCGCCCAAGTCGTATTGCGCTGGCTTGTTCAGCGTGGGGTCGTTGTCATTCCAAAATCAGTCAGAAAAGAGCGTATTGCCGAGAACATTAATATTTTTGATTTTGAGCTCCGTTCAGAGGATATGGAACAAATGGCTGCCCTTGATACACGGTCTAGTCTCTTCGGTTCTTACCTGGATCCGAAAACCGCACATCTGATGGGCAATTGGAAAGTCGATCTGTAA
- a CDS encoding sensor histidine kinase, giving the protein MRITVPFRNLSIRKKLMLLFVMVGIIPLIITFFVSQHEIRKYALDRQSYANNQTYEQTLSVLTSRMSHIEEISSMIVVNKKITSIFSLKPERLEIWQQLSMFEEITSYTQILESDSQFNNIMYFINDGFVTAGKTSLYRPLSQVQGQKWTESFLAAKGRSAWLIFEDKFNFLTPKKYLTLGRALWNENDYMESVGFVMINIDLEEITGALRQSVPGQLVYVETADGELVASSGTEEELAKMRLPGKLNSGPSYSEIHLESGTYLARGNQIDSTGLYLISVIPSSAAMSIIQKIRVQMLGIYAVIGLLIFVFIFPITRSITQRIFLLMNKMSQVRQGRLNTLDLEPRTDELGHLISSYNYMINSVQELMEEQFRLGQEKKGAELKALQSQINPHFLYNTLDMVNWMAQKDEVDNIQRVIHALSDYYKLVLNKGKDFVSVGDEVRLCSIYMDIQKNRYKDRIKLEISVEDDALSCMLPKITLQPLVENAIVHGIMETEERRGTIRIIGRIEQDRLRITVEDDGAGLSEREERHSGYQGSGYGVENINKRLSLFFGGEAREITFISTAGKGTSVIIDVPVMRVL; this is encoded by the coding sequence ATGAGGATCACTGTCCCGTTCCGCAATCTATCCATACGCAAAAAGCTGATGTTGCTGTTCGTCATGGTCGGGATTATCCCGCTGATCATTACCTTTTTTGTATCCCAGCATGAAATCCGCAAATACGCGCTGGACCGGCAAAGCTATGCCAACAATCAGACGTATGAGCAGACTTTGTCCGTGCTGACCAGCCGGATGTCGCATATTGAAGAGATTTCCTCCATGATTGTGGTCAATAAAAAGATTACGTCCATCTTCTCGCTGAAGCCCGAGCGACTTGAAATCTGGCAGCAGCTCTCGATGTTCGAGGAGATTACCTCCTATACGCAAATTCTGGAGTCAGACTCGCAGTTTAACAACATTATGTATTTCATCAACGACGGATTTGTAACCGCCGGCAAAACCTCACTGTACCGGCCGCTCAGCCAGGTTCAGGGGCAAAAGTGGACGGAATCCTTTCTGGCTGCTAAAGGAAGGTCCGCCTGGCTGATTTTCGAGGACAAATTCAACTTTCTGACCCCGAAGAAGTATCTGACGCTGGGCCGGGCATTGTGGAATGAGAATGATTATATGGAATCCGTCGGCTTCGTGATGATCAATATTGACCTGGAGGAGATCACCGGAGCGCTGCGGCAGTCGGTACCCGGGCAGCTGGTTTACGTGGAAACAGCAGACGGCGAGCTGGTTGCCAGCAGCGGAACTGAAGAAGAGCTGGCGAAGATGCGCCTTCCGGGCAAGCTGAACAGCGGACCCAGCTATTCAGAGATTCATCTGGAGAGCGGCACCTACCTGGCCCGCGGCAACCAGATAGATTCGACGGGCCTGTATCTGATATCGGTGATTCCGTCCAGTGCCGCCATGTCGATTATCCAGAAGATCCGTGTCCAGATGCTGGGCATCTATGCCGTGATCGGGCTGCTGATCTTTGTATTTATTTTCCCGATTACAAGATCAATTACACAGCGCATCTTCCTGCTGATGAACAAGATGAGTCAGGTGCGGCAGGGGCGGTTGAATACGCTAGACCTGGAGCCGCGCACGGATGAGCTGGGCCACCTGATCTCCAGCTACAATTATATGATTAACAGTGTGCAGGAGCTGATGGAGGAGCAGTTCAGGCTGGGGCAGGAGAAGAAGGGGGCAGAGCTGAAGGCGCTGCAGTCCCAGATCAATCCGCATTTTTTGTATAACACACTGGATATGGTGAACTGGATGGCCCAGAAGGATGAGGTGGACAATATCCAGCGGGTGATTCACGCCCTGTCGGATTATTACAAGCTGGTGCTGAATAAAGGCAAGGATTTTGTGAGCGTGGGTGACGAGGTCAGGCTGTGCAGCATCTATATGGACATCCAGAAGAACCGGTACAAAGACAGGATTAAACTGGAGATCAGCGTAGAGGACGATGCGCTTAGCTGCATGCTGCCCAAGATTACCCTGCAGCCGCTGGTGGAGAATGCGATTGTGCATGGCATCATGGAGACGGAAGAGCGCAGGGGAACGATCCGCATTATAGGCCGGATTGAACAGGACAGGCTGCGGATTACCGTTGAAGACGACGGCGCCGGCCTAAGCGAGCGGGAGGAGCGGCATTCGGGCTACCAGGGAAGCGGCTACGGGGTTGAGAATATCAACAAGCGGCTGAGCTTGTTTTTTGGCGGTGAAGCCAGAGAGATAACGTTCATAAGTACAGCGGGTAAAGGGACCAGTGTGATTATAGATGTTCCTGTTATGCGGGTTTTGTGA